GTACTGTTGGTTTTGAGCTCTTATTAGGACAATTTTTGATGacacaaaaaatattattattattattattttttatagtgATTCAGAATCCCTGTTCAGTTACGACAGAAATCCTgggaacactcttgaaaaccttcATAACTTCCACCGTTGCGTGTCAAAGGGTAGTCGAGGTAAAATTCTGAAACGTTTGTGAACACGAGAGAAGTctagtaacttaattattcattcgTTTTGGCAAGAATGATATCATTGCCACGCGATCTTTATGTACTTCGTTGTCCATCAATAGTTAACACTTTGTCATGTTATCTGCTTGTTAAGGGATTCTACTACTCTTCCTTGTTCCATTATTTACACAACTGGAATAAAAAGCAACGTAAACTATGACTGAATATACCTTGTACATAGGCAGAAAATGTGAGACGGCCCagtgatcgagagagagagagagagagagagagagagagagagagagagagagagagagagagagagagagagagttaggcacgcaaaaaaaaaaaaaaaaaacgacaaagaCAATCCTTTCGAACTCTCTTCGAACATAATGTTTATTCGGTTTATTTTTTCAGCAGCCCCGGTCGATTCATAtcatcgtatatatatatatatatatatatatatatatatatatatatatatatatatatatatatatatatatatatatatatatatatatatatatatatatatatatatatatatatatatatatatacccttgAGTGTTCTTTTAAAGCAAGGGTTTCCAACCAGGGTTACATGTATCCCCAGTAATACATTTGCATTTTTCAGGGGGTACATTGGGTCTCAGAGAATAACTACTACTGTACAATACATAGTGCTGTAATCTGCGGTcagattgcatttttttttttctctcattttaatAAGCAAAACTTTCATCTAAATTATATTATGAACATGTTGAATACCATTTTCACTATTATGGAATTAACCGTAGGCGCAACCTGTACTGGGCCTAAAAGGATCAGGTAGAGGACGTAacgatcattattattaattataagaAAGATATGTATGTGATGGATCAAGGCATTTATAAACTACTTGAGTTTAGTTTATTGATGTCACCTTTAAGATTCCTATGCAGTCTACACATACAAATTTCATAATAAAATGATATCAAAATATTACAGTTCCatctttttatcattaatttatttatggatACATGGGAACATATAAAAATGTCCAAGGGGTACAGATGAACAAAAATGATTGGGAATTTCTGTTTTAAAGCATATAGGTACTGTTTGAACTACGCAAGGACGGAGAAAAGAGTGCGTAGTGAACATTTACATGATCCAAAGTAAGTTAAAGTGAGTCACTTTGTAGGAATGCACAGTGTGACTAGtggcgcaagagagagagagagagagagagagagagagagagagagagagagagagagagagagagagagagagaaactgtgtgtgtgtgtgtgtgtgttgcattaaATTCAGATATTTTTAACATTAGTcgcagaaaacaaaaaaaaaaaaaaattagactactactactactactactactactactactactactactactactacttgtaataatgataacagtaacaacaacaaaggcatGAAGACCTAACTGTTTTCCGCCTTGCCGCGCACACTTGCTGCCCTCCACTCAAGGCCGCTGCGTGAAGGCTGAAGGTGACGAAACCCCTTACAAGTGAATACTGCTTGCGGGCGTTACTGGGGGTGCAGGTGTTTGAAAATATCAACGCAAGGACATCTGAGGTCATTACTGAGATACGAGCGTTTTGTAGGCTATTGTTAGTGTGTCACGGGGAGTTACGGACTAGTATAGTGTTAGTGggtgttgtgttcagtgtggGTCGTGTGGGCATGTGTAAGGGTACCGTTGTTCTAAGTACATAGTGTAGTACTAGTACATCCTTGAGCTTATACCAGTATTTGTAATTTCATTGAGACTGTGGCCCACATTCCTAAACACTCTGCTCATTtaataaggactgttttcaaaagctaCATAGATGGACTGGTTGGTGCTTCTTTCGTTTCCTGTTGATGCAGGATTCTCGTTTAACTATTgctgtaataacaataatgttaacaacaacaacaacagcagcagcagcagcagcagcagcagcagcagcagtaacagcagcagcatcagtagcaacagcagcaataataataataataataataataataataataataataataataataataataataatgtaatacatCTAAATAGTACATGTCGATACAGTTCACTGAAAGTGGTCGACATAAGATGACGAAAGCTTTTGAAATAGTCATGTATACGTAAGCTCGCaactctttattattattactttttaataTACATAAGCGAAAGCTTGGTATATGGAATTTTGTTgagtcttttgcgtgttttgctacacacacacacacacacacacacacacacacacacacacatagaccaAAGTTTGCCCTACATTCACAAAGCTAAGCATTTTTCATTGGTGACCGAGCAGTGACTCTCCCTGAGCAAGAGGATCGAGTGCGTGGCGTGTACTACATTCCTGCACCAGTAGAAGTGACGAGTATGCATTAATTTGgtcacaggtgtgtgtgtgtgtgtgtgtgtgtgtgaagcaaatGAGACGCCAGCAAGCTCTTGTCACATCTATATTTCGCGTCACCCAAGACATGCAAGAATAAAATGGTCACTGGCAGCTTGTTTTGTCTAGCTGCCAGTTGCACTCTGTGACCTCTTGAGACTGGCCTGTCTTAACTTTGTTCCACAGACAGAATATTTAATACTTGCGCCATCTATCTGAAGGAGGGTATATATGATAACCGTTTTAAGCTGATGTTGGGGGACAGTCTTGAGCTGTATTGTATCATGTCACGTACCACTAATACCATGTGGATAACCTCTAATCTCGTGATGTGGCTCATGACTTGCGAAAGAGGTTCAACCACTGACACACTGACATCGTGTGTTTAGTTGCTTTTTAACTATCCGACATCACAAAATTATAAATAGTTGGAATATCGCTTAGTATTATAGTAGGAAATATTTTTCAATTGACGTTCTCCAGATTTAGAATAAACTTTCCTCcttaataattgtttttggtaataagtAACTTCTCTCCACAAATATATTCTCTCTGTAGGGGGGACTGGGTGGTCACTGTTGTTAGGAATTACGAATATTACTGTAGTTCCTGTTTTCAATGTTCGTGCACGCAATGGCTCATGTTTCCATAATactgttattttgtctttatttttcttatgtctATATAATGATGAACGGCTTGACATGAGAGGAACCAAACCAAGGTCAAGAACGCTGTCATCCCATGTCATATGTCATGTCATGTCATAGCCATGTCATGTCATAGTGTACCATCTGGTACACTATGACAACACTTTTCTCTTTGAGCTTTCCTTAGTAAATGCAAGTTTAAACCTCTTCAAACCTGCTTCAGTTAAGATTAAAAGTCCTAACATATTACGTATAAAAATATGTTAATGTACGACAGTACATGTACTGATGCCATTCCTCACGGTAAGAAACCCTCCAGCCTCCTTGTTTCAAAACCTGCTTTGAAAAAAGATAATCTTAGACTGTTTTCTGAGGAAATAGCAACAATAGCTTaacagtgaaaagaaaggaggtcTGCTCTCAGTGAcatatctttcaattttttttaaatattgccATCAGAAAACAGGAAGGGATACCAGTGAATACGTGGGGCTGTCCTCGGTGCCAAAATACCACAATATCCTCCCTGAATTATCAAATATAACATTGAACTATCTGGTAATCCCATACATTCCGTTATTTGAAGTCACCCTGTATGAGCCGGCGTAAGTCACGTTCTCTGTTATTGTGTTGCGAGGAGTAGGAGCAAGAAAATGGCAAGATTCTTGCTGAATGTTGCGATGTCATtgattatacattttttttttctgttcttaagGCCCATCTTAAGAGTACAAATCCAAGTTAATAGGTACTTCTATCATTCCTGATTCATTTATAAATTTTTTATAAACTTAAGGTACTTCTATTCAgaactcttctttttctttttttttttttttgtttcgacaggaggttaaaaaaaaatgtgtgaaaagaaaagaatgaaaacattaAGGGGTAAGAAGGGGAATGAACAgttagatgaaaaagaacaaattaataaaaatgaaggagcACAAGGAAAAGCATACTAAAATATAAAAGGACGAGAGGATGGAGTAGAAACAGAAAACGTAACTGTTTGACGATCCGGTAACTAAGCGACGTCAACACAACAGATGCCAAATTCTACCATGTGAAGGTGGGAGGAGGTTTCTATAACATATTAACCATATTTTAAGTATGACCTCGATAAACTACATTTTCTGGGGACTCACTTGGGTCATGAGTAAGCTGTAGATAAGGGAAAAGTGTTGACTGAATGAGAAATGCCGTGAGCTGTTGGCCATCCTGGGGCTGAGAATGTTACGTGGCACTCTGAGGGCTACGTGTCATAAGACTGTACGTGGCATATTCAAGGGAGAttcttaaataaaataaataaaaataataacaaatgcaTAACGATAAAGAAAGGTCAGTGACACCAAGAAATTGTCATCAGCTTAATtaaaatatcaaaatctttAGTAAAGTTATAGATTCGATACCAAATTTGGTTAGCGATAATTTGCATGTGTAATATTTTGTTCCATCGGTGCAGCAGCAAAATAATTCCCATGTTTAAAGTTACGAATGTATGATCCATATTAAACCTGCCAGTTGCTGGCGGCTGAACAGCAActgtcaacagcagcagcatgccTTGCCACGAAACCTTTGGGTGAAGGGCATTTGTAAAACTAAATATAACAGGACTTAACATCCTTTTCACCTTAATTATCATGCATAGGGAGGGAGTTAGGAGACTGTCAAACTAGATTTAGTTAAGAAATCTTCTTTAGCTATGTTGAAATACAAGGTCGTTATAAATGAttcagtaatgatgataataatctatctatctatataccaggccaccAATGCCACACAAGGTTTGCTCTGTGGCAGGGACTAAAAATATTGCCACTATTCCGTGTATGTTGTACGAGGCAACTAAAAGGGATGGAACGAAGGTGCTATATAAACTCCCCTCTCTCTATGGTATCCTAGAAacagggaaataaaataaaaggctacatgatgatgatgatgataattatgataataataataataataataataataataataataataacaataacaacaacaacaacatttgaAATGAGATGTTTacaccagttttttttcttcaagactCAGGAAATATATTTCTTAACAATAGGATGAATATAacattattctcatttttttttttcagcagaaACTTGAAAACCAACCTGTAAACTAGcttcataataaaataatagtgcAAATGTttaacatatatttttattagcAGCTcctttaaagaaaaagaaagaaaaaaaatttgctcAGTAATTATTTGGTGTGCATGAAGTGAATCGAACATTTTTCCTGTAATTTGTCATTACTGTACCATCAAAAAATCATTAAGCTAATTATGAGATATATCAAGtaattttttcacataaatctGTTGTTAATGAAACCTTAAAAGTAATTCAGTAATTGCAGAATAACAAATTTGGCCCCTCATTTGCTCCTTAACAGAGACTcaacaaataaagataatacTAACCAGTTTTTTAACACTAGTTCTCTCCCGGGAGGCTCTCAAAAGCCTACCAATACAATGATTAGGAATTGATAACtaagtaataaagatatttTCTCAACagatgtttttctttcctgacaaaaacaataatgtaagtataagatttttttacattaattctTCTCTGTGAAAACTCAggtctaaaaataaataagtaaataaaaattaacacaTTTCTCCTAatttttgtgtgtctttttagtaCTGGATTTATTACTAAGCTCAACCAAATCAGTGGCACAAATTGTGGTAATCAAtataattaccttttttttaattaattaatttattttttttttgtggtgtgttttgaacCGTCATTGGCAAAGAATTAATGTGAAAAATTTGTTgtagattttattattattagctttATTTGTTGATGTACTGTTAAGGAAAGGTCAGTGGGTaaatttattattttgctgTAATTCATTGTTTTGTCAAGCCTTTAATAGGGAGGAGTTTAGGGGAAAATTACTTAATGTAatgtatcattatttatttattttttagttataATAGAGAAAATTGATAAACTGTATGATTTATTTAGTATATATTTTATCATTACTGCTGAATGAACTGGAAATGTATTCTTGAGAAttctataaataataataataataataataataataataataataataataataatgagaaatttATTCTGTTATTTAGTAAATTCACAAATTTACAGTTGAGGTTCTGTTGGGGAAAAGTTACTAGAAAATCCTACAAATGGAATGCAGCTTTATATTTAAAGATGATGTTTTTATATCAGGTGAGATGAGCAGTGATGGAGTCAGAGGGCTTCCAgctggtgaagaagaagaaagctgcCAGGCCCAGGAGCAAACAGGTGATCCAGGATGTAGTCTATTCACCCCAACACAGCAAGAGTGAATGCCTAGAGTAAGTATTAGAATGTGCACAGTATTGATTTCTCAATGTATAATAAGTTATTCTTTATGTAGCATTTAGctaatgcagttttttttttaagtgtcggttgttttttctttagtctAAGCTAAATAAAAGATACAAAGAAAGGGTTTAGAAATTAGTATAATGTATTAAATGTAATAATTGAAGCTTTCTCTTCAATTTTTCAGCAAAATACAATTAGCAAGACAAATAATTGAAACAAGTGAAGGCCACTCCAGTCTTAAGAAGAATTTGGATAGTATAGAAAAAGAACTAAACACTGTTCTTACTCCTCACCAAAACATCAAAGTGTCTGGCATTGTGTGCTATGGCTTGGGACAACTTTCAAGTAGTAGAATTGCCAGGTATCAAGGTGCCCTGTTGCTTATTCTCAAGGACCACTTCCAAGTTCCTGCTGAAGTTTATGACCCAATCTTTTCAGCAGTGGATGTTGAAGTGTTGGAGGTATTTGATATTAAGGTTTTAAATagaaacgaggaaggaaagaggaaagtagTGGAGACTACGCTGTTCTTCCTGCCACACTGTGGGAAGGAACTATACAATAATTTGCTTTGGACCAATTGGAATCCCTCATTATTATCACGTTGTGTCATTGTTGGTAACAGCTTCAGTACCATAGTGCAAAATGTTCCTACTAGAACACTGAAAGAGCATTATATGTTCATATATCAAGCACAGGACATGTTTAAAGAACTACCTCTTACGTCACTAGTTGATTATGAT
The Scylla paramamosain isolate STU-SP2022 chromosome 3, ASM3559412v1, whole genome shotgun sequence genome window above contains:
- the LOC135093555 gene encoding SRR1-like protein; translated protein: MESEGFQLVKKKKAARPRSKQVIQDVVYSPQHSKSECLDKIQLARQIIETSEGHSSLKKNLDSIEKELNTVLTPHQNIKVSGIVCYGLGQLSSSRIARYQGALLLILKDHFQVPAEVYDPIFSAVDVEVLEVFDIKVLNRNEEGKRKVVETTLFFLPHCGKELYNNLLWTNWNPSLLSRCVIVGNSFSTIVQNVPTRTLKEHYMFIYQAQDMFKELPLTSLVDYDDVFNDVNIHIPCHNILNKSPEFWLENKEPKYENCDVEIVRKKMSEIKF